DNA sequence from the Lycium barbarum isolate Lr01 chromosome 5, ASM1917538v2, whole genome shotgun sequence genome:
AGAGCAAGGGGGAGATATGCGATTTAGTATTGTGGCGCTTTAGGATATTCCGATACCTTATTGATAAACTATAATTTGttcatttgataagattgtataagaattgagagaaatttgatagttttcacaaacgtagggtctatcggaaacaatctCCCTACCTCCAAAGTAGGGGCAAGGTgtgcgtacactctactctccccAAACTCCACTTTATGAGATTTCACTGGctatgttgctgttgttgttgaggaaaaatacaacataagaaattcaaattgcatgttcaaacaaaatttcaacttcacgATTTCAAATCACTAATTTCAGATTActggtttcaaatcatgtccaaatagGCCCTTAAACTATATTTCTAGTCAAACTAAAAAACTTAAACGGGGACTCAGGGAGTAATATAAAATGGAAAaaccgttaaaaaaaaaaaaaatccagaatcCCATATATTAAAAAGTTCCTTTCTAGGTGAATTCCTTGTCAATGTCTCTAATTCTTCAGCTCCCTGTATCAGCAAAGCAGTGTCGTTAACAAACCCACTTTTAACATTTCTGTGAAAATTCACGAGAAAAAACAAGAAAAGACTCCAAAATTTCTTTCCTAATTTATCATTCCTCAAAGAAAAACGACACCCCCATTAATTCCCACAAGAAAAATACTGTATAGTGAAAATCTTTTACAACTAAAAATCAAATCACTTCGTTGCAACCGTAAGCTTTCTGGATTTCTCTCTTGATTATTGTACTGTTTCAACCGCAATATTTTTACTAATTCGTCCGTGTCAATTTATGTGCCACCCTTTAACTTTTAGTCAAATCTCAAACACCATTATATATTcactccattcacttttacttgtctagtaTTCTAAAAATATATTCACTTTGACTTATCACTTTTAGCGTATAATGAgaagataattttttttccttgtttgtattaattattcatttttcaAGTTCAttaaaatatgcaccaattaatatgagtatcatAGTAAATTAcgcattttatttattattttatttcttaaggagtgtgtaaagtcggacaagtaaaaatgaacggaagTAGTATTTATTAACAATGTAACTTTTAAATACTTATTTtaccttaatgagatgatttatagtcacgTAAATACGTGACTTATTTTCCAAAATCTGCTTTCACTTTTAACATTTCTGTGAAACTCACGAGAATACATACAATAACAAAGGACTCCAAAAACTCTTTCTCCACTTGTCATTCCTCAAAGAAAAACGACACCCCTCAATCCCATTAACAAATAAATATAGTGAAAAACTTTTACAAGTAAAAATCAAATCACTTCATTGCAACTGTAAGCTTTCTATCCAACTCTACTATTGCTATAGTTGTTGATAATATTAatgtctcatttttttttttcttttctattaatTCTTAAAAATGTGCTTTTTTTCTTATAGTATTTCTCCAAGATCAACACTATTGGACGATTCTGTTATTGATTTATTTGtatgccttttaaatattttaaattattaattagtgTGACttataataatattttttgtgTAGTTTCTTAAaatgtaaattattttttaaaaaatttaaagatgGTAAGTCACCGTCAAAATAAAAAAGTTTACCCTTGAAATCCAAACTGTATCACGTAAATTGTGACAAAGGGAGTAGCTAATAATCATAATGTCTCCtttttttctgttttcttttCTATTAATTCTTGAAATGTGCTTTTTTTTCTTATAGTATTTCTCCAAGATTAATACTTTTGGATGATTCTGTTACTGATTATATTATTTATTTGATCAGGGGTTGAGCCAATTACCAGTATGAGGGTCTATCATAGAGGTGGGACTATGGCTGGTTGTTTTTTGCTGCTTTTCCCCATTTTGTTTCCCAGTCTTTTCACTCCTTTGAGCCATGCCTCACTGTCCGTTTTCTCGGTATGATTCCATTGTATCTACGTTGTTACTTGTTCTTTCTTCTGAATGCTATGTACGCTTTCCATTTCACACtattttgttgttgtttactGCTTCATTTATGTATTTACTTTTTGAAATGCTTTACATAAGCCGAGGGTatattggaaacaacctctctatctctatgaggtaggagtaaggtctgcgtacagtcTATCCTCCCAAAATCCACCTGTGGGCAGTGGCGGatgcaggattttcattcaggggaTTCGGAAAAAATAATGTTGTCAAAGGGAATCGAACCTAGGAcactagagacaattttgaacaccctggaccgcttgagctaaccttttgcatttgttcagggtgttcaaaagttaatatatgtacataaatacagaaaatctatcctatatatacactgtatttttttgccgagggtgttcgggtgaacactgCATATGTTCTTGTTGGTTCCAGTGTATCTCTCACTCTGTAATTTTTCTTGCTTTATGTCATTAGAAAATGTATAGAACAATTTGTGGTGGACAGTTTATTGAGTGCTGTAGTGAAATAATTCTAAAGGAAATAGAATAAATATTGACGATTGTTCCACCTAAGTGGAACCAGAGGTGGATTCAGAATTTATATTTAATGAGCGCAATTTCATAGATTTTCAGCGTTGAATTCATTTGTAAtattaaagttatgggttcaattttagtatttgttgaaattttagtaaatttttacattATATCTATATTCCATGTCGATAATTTTGGGTTCAGTTTTAGTATTTGTTGAAATCTTAGTAGATTCTTACAACATACTATCTATTTTCCATGTCGAAAATtatgggttcaattgaacccggGGCCGAAAGGCTACTTTGGCCCCTGAGTGGAACGAAAAGAAGGAATTGTGAAAAAAGGGGAGCTATTGTGAAGCCTAGAAAGGTAGAAGTGGCAAATGGCTTATACCGAGTTCCCCAATATATAGCAGCTTAGATTAGTAGCTTGACTTTTTTCTACTGGTGTGGCCCAGCTGGATGCTTCTGATTAATAGAACACGAGAGGATTGGTGAGCTTGGTGTGTTTAGTGGGTAAGAGAGCAGCGTGTGATATATAGGTTAGGCCCACGTTACGTGTTCGAGCTCTACCACAGACAAAAGTCTAGTTTTTAAGTGGAGAAGTGTAGAGGAATGTCTCATTATTCCCCGAGTTTCGAGTCTAGCTGATTCTCGAGGATTACTCAGTTAtaccaaaaatagaaaaaaagatATTGAGGATTGGTATGGCTGACACCTGTAAGTTTGGGATTCAAATGTTATGTTGTTACTTGTTATTaagtattttaatttttctttttgcaAGTAACCATATAGCAATAGTGATGCTGTTTCTTCAATGTGTTTTTTTCCTTCTAAGTTGTGCTGCTTTTTTTCTTTGACCTTTTTGCCTCACTGAGTTCTGTTTGGAATGAAAGAAAATGGTTCCTGAGGATGGGATGGTAAACTGGAAAAGCATAAAAATACCCTTTTTGAAGTGAAAATGGTATCTGAGTAAGATTAGATTTTATGGAGGATCAATTGAAGGGGTGTAGAGTGGGAAGTGGATGGATGATCAGATGTTGAAACCAGAAAGTGCATGGTAGTCAGTTTTAGTAATTTTCTGGAAATGCACCATTCCTAGCCTAGAGATGAGAACTCTGCCGTTCTTTCTAACAGTTATTGACATGATTCGCCAAACAACTGAAAAGCCGAACTCCATAGGGCAAGAGACGATGCGGATAAATTAGACTAAACAACCTATGTGAAAAGTAGGTTTCCTTTCTCCTAATTCCTTATCTGCATTGAATGAACTTTTAACAGACCGGCGAACACAGTCAATTTGTGCCTGCGAATACATGCTTTTGGTTGCCACCTCACTATTTGACTTGCAGTATTATAGAAGTTagattcataaggcaagttttaTATCTGTCATCCAATTTGCATCTTCAGGAATGGAATGCTCCAAAACCCAGGCACTCACGTCTTTTGAAAAGTGCTCTACAATGCCAAACTGTACGTAAGCATTCATTTGTTGCTCCAAATTTTACTCAGGATGCTCAGATACTGGTTTACTATCTTATTATGTTCTTTTTCATTTAGACCTCTGAAAAACAGTCTGACCTTTGGATGCCTTTGGCCTACCAAGGATGGAAACCCTGTATTGAATCCGCTGCCTCTAGTGAGTATCTATGGATCAGTTCTTCAAATTGACTTCAAATTAaccctttttttctttctaatttaCTGTTACTTAAATGCATGCAGACCTACCTGAAAAATCTGAGGGATACATTCAAATGTTTCTTGATGGAGGGTTAAATCAACAAAGGATGGCGGTGCGTATCATGAGTTTTCATAGTTTATGGGGACAAGATAGATACAAACGCGTTTTATAGGAATATTTTCACCATCGATGCCATTTGCCCATTTCTCAAGTTTACATAATGAGTTGTTGTTAGATGATTACTGACATGTGTAATTCTTGAACAAGATCTGTGATGCAGTTGTCGTTGCCAAGATTCTGAATGCTACACTTGTGATCCCTTATTTAGAAGTGAATCCTGTTTGGCAAGATTCGAGGTCTCTGTAACATGTTGCTATTTCGATTATTGAGTTTCATTTTTCAAATACATGTTACAAGGTGTTTTCTTAATAACGGTGGCTTCAGGGCCGCGCACCTCGACTATTCTACTAGGTACATAATACAAGTTATCTGCCTCTTCTTACAGCACATTCATGGATATTTTTGATGTGGATCACTTCATCAATGCCTTGAAAGATGATGTAGCAATAGTTAAAGAGCTTCCAGATGGACTCTCTTGGAGCACACGAGAGTATTATGCAACTGCTATTCGACCATCCAGAATCAAGAGAGCACCAGTCCATGCTTCTACAAACTGGTATTTGGACAATGTATTGCCTGTCATGCAGAGGTAGCTCACTTGATTGATATTTCTGTTAAAATTGTTATGTTAGATTTATTTGGTATTGGTAATGATGCATGTGTTTACTTTCTCGATAACTAGGATGACAAAACAAAAAGTTAAGGCGTAATTACAGAGAGTATTCAAAGTGCTTTTGAATTTTTAGAAAAATCTTCAAAGGGTCTACAACCTACCTTTAGCCTAGGTTTTGTTTTTGTCATACTAGATATAATGCTATTAACCGAGAGTATAACTGCTACATGCTTttgaatttttagaaaaattctTCTAAAATTCAACAGCCTAGCACTAGAGCTAGCTGCAGTTTTATTTTTGTCATGCTAGATATAATGCCATTCATTTATAGGACCTATGAATAGATGATTGCATATTTCCTTCACGTGCGTTACTTTAGTTAATTAATAGGAACCGGATTGTGACCCTATGTTAACCTTACATGAGCAACTTGGCAGATAATTTCCCTATGTTTGGAGTCAGCTCGTTAAAATAACATTTTCGTTTTTTCAAATTGATACAGTTATGGGATTGCTGCCATAGCTCCATTTTCTCACCGACTGACATTTGACAACTTGCCTAAGAACCTCCAACACCTTCGATGTAAAGCGAATTTTCAAGCACTAGTCTTTGTTCCTCACATAAGACATCTTGGAGATGCCCTTGTCAATCGCCTCAGAGATCCTTCTACCAAAAGCAATATGGTTGGTAGTAGTAACTACCTTAGAGAGGTTAGTGAAAAGTACAAACAAGGAGCAGGGAAGTTTGTTGCTCTTCACCTTCGCTTTGACAAGGTAAAACACTCTATTCTTTTAGCAGTTACCGGATTATCATAAAAAAATTTGCTCTTTGCATTCCAATAATTATATCTGCCTGAAGTGCTCTGGAAGTCTTTAACTTAAGGATCCATTTTCTGCTCTCATATCTGCTTTGCTAATTCTGTCTTTCTTTGCATTTTAACGTGTGTGCCGTCCTGCAGTATCTCCTGATCAAATAACTAGTTTATGATTTTCTGGATGAGTTTTTGATCCTTGAAACCTGTTAAAGTCGATAGCACATTTTTTCAGTtttgagctttcaaaatcttGCCCTTCATCCACAATGTAACTTGGAGTGGCAAACCAGCGGGTCAGATCGGATATGGGCGGGTTGAAAACGGGTTACACAAAAATGGATAAGATATCTGACCCGCCCATATTTAAAAGCCAAAATAAGCTTAGACTCCCAAaaagcaagaactcatgaaaaataaCAAGCAGACAAATTtatgttgattatatggaaatcCATTTTTTTAGTGgataatatccatatttgatcCATTTTTAAAAAGTTAGTTATCCGACGATGGCTACTTGTTGTTTCCAACCATTTTGCCAGCCCTAAATGTAACCTTGTTATCTTTCCAGGATATGGCTGCACATTCAGCCTGTGATTTTGGTGGTGGAAAGGCTGAAAAACTTGCATTAGCTAAATACAGGCAAGTGATTTGGCAGGGAAGAGTCTTAAACTCTCAATTTACTGATGAAGAGTTGAGAAATCAAGGACGGTGCCCATTGACCCCAGAAGAAATCGGATTGTTGCTAGCAGCTTTGGGATTTGACAATAGCACTCGCTTATATCTCGCCTCCCATAAGGTCCCCACTCGATTATATCTTTTCAAAATCTTGTCTGGTGTTGAGGTGCAAGATTTTCTTAAGCCTGTATTTTTTTTCGTTCTGAAGTTACACTCTTTTTAATGTCATTGTTTCCAGGTTTACGGTGGGGAAGCTCGGATCTCAACCCTGAGAAGTTTGTTTCCTCTGATGGAAGATAAAAAGAGCCTTGCCTCTTCAGATGAAAGAGCTCTTATAAAAGGGAAGGCTTCTTTACTGGCTGCAGTTGATTATTACGTCAGCATGCACAGTGATATTTTTGTTTCCGCTTCCCCAGGAAATATGCACAATGCAATGGTAATGACCCGCGATTTTCCTTCTCGTTGCAAGACCATAATCTGTTTTAAGTTCAGATCCAATTGAACTTTGTATCCAAGAAGCAAACTTTGTATAAAGATTCATTTGAATCCCATATGATCCGGCTAATCAACTTGAAATCAACAGGTGGGGCATCGAACGTACTATAATCTGAAGACAATAAGGCCTAACATGGCCTTATTAGGCCAGCTTTACCTGAATAAAACACTGAGTTGGCCAGATTTCCGAGAGGCAATTGTCGAAGGGCACAAGAACCGACAAGGGAAGATCAGACTTTGCAAACCCAAACAATCAGTGTATACGTATCCTGCTCCCGATTGCATGTGCCAGGGTTGAAATTACCTAAATTGATGGCTGTGAGTGCCCTACAGATCTTTGTCGACGTAAAGCTATCGCTAGTGCCTCTAGAGTTAAATAAAAGGCCAACCCTTTTATCCTATTGATGTATTTGTGTTGCCACAAGAAAGTTACTGCCCTTGTGGAATGTGTTACAATCTGGTACTAGTCCTGTCAAGACCATTATACATGGAGCATCTTAGGCCAAAGATATGTTACTATGTTTAGCAGTTTTCTGAACCACTGAAATGAATATTACTGTGAAGAGTGTTTCTTTTGGCTATGGTAGAAATGATCAACAAATTACCAAATGACAGCCaatgaatgatttttttttttcttgattgacCTTTTAGATCTTTGTAGAGGCAGATCAAGAGAAATGCCATTATTATTTATTAACAATATGATAGATTTACAAGAGTACTGAAAGTgcgagagagggggggggggggggggggggtgaattgtaaatttttcgatctgttagtcgactaggttAAACCAGTAGTCGACTGCTTACTCAGTGAATGCTAAAGTAAGGTacagaaaataaatgacacaaagtattttatactggttcagattcaatgtgaatcctagtccagttcccttgggttgcaagggtgttctctgcagctcttttataaaggtttggtacaatgggtgttttgaatgaagttcctacgtctacactcaaatcaCTCTTAGTCTTTTTGATACAAAGCTTCACACGCTATACTGTAACTCTCCTTTCTCTTTTTTGTTACACTATAAATCACTCAGACAAACAATGTTtatgaaaagtaaagcagagcacTGAGGGAATGAGACTAAGCATGGTTCAGTTGTTTTGCGAAGCAGCCCTTTTATGGCTGTTTAGGCTCTTTATGCAGAGTAatcaacccaagggatttgatccttggaaaaaggaattagtgatcctatttccaagaataaggctTGGGCTGTTGCTTCTTTCCTTGTGCGATGAGGCCGAATTGACAGTTGACAAGATTTTTACACCCCGTGGAATATTCCTTCTTTAATGGCGCATATATCCTTTCCTTCCTTGAACTGATTTTGTACTGCTGGGGAGTATCTAGTCAGCTACCACAATATTCGCAGTATCCATTTGTAGGGCAAGGAAGATTTCACCGAGTTAAACTTGTGTGAGCCCATCTCGTTTGGGCTGCCTTGTAGGCTGGAAAGATTTTACATCAATTGTTTTAGCTGCACAAATAAAATTGTCATCAgaaaaacttgacactaacaagTACATCATTATAAGACATTTTGAGGATCTTCTCTCTCAAATTTGCATAAGATAAGTTGTTCTACAGGATGTGTTAGCCTATGCGTATACAATAGTGTACGCAGGATTTTTCGTAAGCCGTGCGAAGTGTCTAACATTTTAAAACGTGAATAAGTGAATAAATCATTATAATAACAAGTGGTatcattttttaaatatttttattttgcttattcTATTATATACATATCTAGTAAAAATTTGACGGTGTACCATGCAGACCCAAAATGTTAACAAGGGAATTGTAATTCGAACCTACGAGCGTCAAGCAATTTTTGGATGGTTTTTGTCGCTACAATAAAAGTTTCTCTTATATCAATAGGATTTCAAAGttaatatatatagaaaaaaatattatttactTATTTATACAGTGTAAATTTTCTGACTTTAAGCCCGTTCATTATTTGTGACTTTGCCATCACTTGTGTAATGGCAAAAATTAACAAGAATTTTACTTGTTGCGATAGGTAAAAAAGAACGAAGTATAATATGAAAGTGTAGCGGTAAGGGGATTTTTGTTGACAACTTCTAACTACAAACAAAGTTTAGTGAAGTCGACAGTTCAGACATATATTTGAACCTTTTCCCAACATAATtcatttttttggttttttttttccttcttatttttcttctttgtGGGAATGACAAGCTGTTTAGCACCAATTTATGCCACGTTAATAAAGATTTGCTAATTGGCTTTAATTTATCgattgagagagagagaaggaTCCAACACTCATTTTGGGGCGAAATGAGCTCTCAACCTTAACCTCATAATTAATCATATATATTATTTCACATTGAAGTTTCCAACAAGAAATCTTGAGTTTGTTTGTTTAATTTTTGATATTTTCTCCTATTTGAAACTATATTCCTCTTACTAAGAGATTGTTGTTTTTGTGGAAAAAGAGGAAGGATCATGATGTTGACAAGATAAAATTTTGAGTATTTGTTTTCATTGTTTTCTTTTTtcagtttgaaatatttgttttgTGGAAAAAAGAGGAAGGATCAAGAGTTGACAAGATGACAAATTTTGAGTTTTAGTTGTTTTTGCATTtcctttttgttaaaaaaaaaaaaaaaaactcttcctcttcttaagataTTGTGGAAAAGAGAAAGGATAAAAAAATAACAAGATGTTACAAAGAGCAGCAAGTAATGCATATTCATGGTGGGCAGCTAGCCACATTAGGACCAAGCAATCCAAATGGCTTGAACAGAGCCTTCAAGGTAAAAAACATTTACAAAGTCTAACAAGTTTTGTCTTCACTCTTCATCAAATTTTGGTTGTCGTGGGAGCATTCAATATTAAGGAAAAggcataattaaaaaaaattattggatTACTGAGCCAAAAAGCAAAAAAGACATGCGATGTTGCATATATTCCATAATAGCTTTTGTGAGTCAAGATTCATATAGCTTGATCCCAACTTATTTGAGATTGAGGCgtaattattgttattgttgttgtacctGTTATAGCATTTTGTTATGAATACAAAGGTGAAATGCGTTACATAATAGGGTTCAAAACAGAGTTACGTGGTACTTGTGTTGGTGGGAGATACACACGTAATAGAATAGTTTATAAGTCGCAAATTGACTTGACCAAAATGATTATAGAACAAAATATGTTAAAAAAAGGTACAAAGGTCAAACATTCATGCATGTGTCTGTGTGTACTATGCTAGCTTGGGTTCCAGTTCATAATCAGGCTAAGAGTTTTAACAGGAAACAATCATACCCAATGCTAAACTTTGATG
Encoded proteins:
- the LOC132640548 gene encoding O-fucosyltransferase 31-like produces the protein MRVYHRGGTMAGCFLLLFPILFPSLFTPLSHASLSVFSEWNAPKPRHSRLLKSALQCQTTSEKQSDLWMPLAYQGWKPCIESAASNLPEKSEGYIQMFLDGGLNQQRMAICDAVVVAKILNATLVIPYLEVNPVWQDSSTFMDIFDVDHFINALKDDVAIVKELPDGLSWSTREYYATAIRPSRIKRAPVHASTNWYLDNVLPVMQSYGIAAIAPFSHRLTFDNLPKNLQHLRCKANFQALVFVPHIRHLGDALVNRLRDPSTKSNMVGSSNYLREVSEKYKQGAGKFVALHLRFDKDMAAHSACDFGGGKAEKLALAKYRQVIWQGRVLNSQFTDEELRNQGRCPLTPEEIGLLLAALGFDNSTRLYLASHKVYGGEARISTLRSLFPLMEDKKSLASSDERALIKGKASLLAAVDYYVSMHSDIFVSASPGNMHNAMVGHRTYYNLKTIRPNMALLGQLYLNKTLSWPDFREAIVEGHKNRQGKIRLCKPKQSVYTYPAPDCMCQG